The DNA segment CTCGCGGATCGCTTCTTTCGGGTTATCCGGGCCGACGCTGATTAAACGCAACTGACCAATTTTTTCATCGACGGTCATTTTCGTCAGCAACTGGGTGACAAACGCATCTCGCGCTTCCGGCGTCAGCGGATGGTTACCGAACAGCTCCTCCGCCAGCGCGGGTTGCACCGCCAGACTGACCGCGACACCTACAGAACATAGCCATTTCATGTTGATTCTCTCTTTCTCTAAAGCCCGACGTGGCAGCGAAAATATAACAAAAACCGCATTTTGCCATAAGCCTAAACGGCAGCGCGGCAGAAAGCTAAGGCTATTCTCTTAATTTTCAACGCCGCCAATTCAAAGACAGCGTGAATGAGAAAGCGTATTGTCATACAAAGCGCTATGCTTGAACCTGATATTTTGTCCCACCACAAGGAGTGGAGAATGTCTTCCATTACAACAACTGATAATAAAACCTTCCTGAATGAACTCGCCCGCCTGGTGGGACATTCACACCTGCTGACCGAACCGGCTAAAACCGCCCGCTATCGCAAGGGCTTTCGTTCCGGTCAGGGCGACGCCCTGGCGGTGGTCTTTCCCGGATCGCTGCTGGAACTCTGGCGCGTTCTGAACGCCTGCGTCAACGCCGATAAAATTATCCTGATGCAGGCCGCCAATACCGGCCTGACCGAAGGTTCCACGCCGAACGGCAATGATTATGACCGCGAAATTGTGATTATCAGCACCCTGCGTCTCGACAAACTGCACGTGCTGGGCAAAGGCGAACAGGTGCTGGCGTATCCAGGCACCACGCTGTACTCACTGGAAAAAGCACTGAAACCACTGGGACGTGAACCGCACTCGGTGATTGGTTCATCATGTATCGGCGCGTCGGTCATTGGCGGGATCTGTAATAACTCCGGCGGCTCGCTGGTGCAAAGAGGCCCGGCGTATACCGAAATGTCCCTGTTTGCCCGCATCGATGAAAACGGCAAGCTGCAGCTGGTTAACCATCTGGGGATTGATCTGGGGCAAACGCCTGAGCAGATCCTGAGTCAGTTGGACGATGAGCGAATCAAAGAAGAAAATGTCCGCCACGACGGGCGTCACGCACACGATCACGACTACGTCACCCGCGTCAGAGACATTGATGCCGACACCCCGGCGCGCTATAACGCCGATCCGGATCGCCTGTTCGAGTCCTCTGGCTGTGCCGGGAAACTGGCGGTCTTCGCCGTGCGTCTCGACACCTTTGAAGCGGAAAAAAACCAGCAGGTGTTTTACATTGGCACCAACCAACCCGAGGTGCTGACGGAGATCCGCCGCCA comes from the Citrobacter amalonaticus genome and includes:
- the dld gene encoding D-lactate dehydrogenase; translation: MSSITTTDNKTFLNELARLVGHSHLLTEPAKTARYRKGFRSGQGDALAVVFPGSLLELWRVLNACVNADKIILMQAANTGLTEGSTPNGNDYDREIVIISTLRLDKLHVLGKGEQVLAYPGTTLYSLEKALKPLGREPHSVIGSSCIGASVIGGICNNSGGSLVQRGPAYTEMSLFARIDENGKLQLVNHLGIDLGQTPEQILSQLDDERIKEENVRHDGRHAHDHDYVTRVRDIDADTPARYNADPDRLFESSGCAGKLAVFAVRLDTFEAEKNQQVFYIGTNQPEVLTEIRRHILATFNNLPVAGEYMHRDIYDIAEQYGKDTFLMIDKLGTDKMPFFFTLKGRTDAMLEKVKFFRPHFTDRAMQKFGHLFPSHLPPRMKSWRDKYEHHLLLKMAGDGVAEAQSWLTEFFKTAEGDFFACTPEEGSKAFLHRFAAAGAAIRYQAVHADEVEDILALDIALRRNDTEWYEHLPAEIDSQLVHKLYYGHFMCYVFHQDYIVKKGVDAHALKEQMLELLQQRGAQYPAEHNVGHLYEAPPALTRFYRENDPTNSMNPGIGKTSKQKFWKVPSSD